One Nostoc punctiforme PCC 73102 DNA window includes the following coding sequences:
- a CDS encoding 3-oxoacyl-ACP synthase III family protein — MVHSPVGIRSIALSFPTIRRTNNYYVEKYPELIAQAEQKGLARMFSLTGTPPANEFDMEMLPYLSDPFRGTIERWVLSHEESSLTLEYCAATDALNAAKLSINDIDLMIVASVWPEQIGFGNAAFLARKLGLVGAAWNLDGTCGSTPVVLQTASALVRAGEYRNVLVVISCSYSRVFDEQDTVSWFLGDGAGAFVVSSMEGNQGILGTKTVHTGALCEVVSAELTKDEQGNSRVRMQTGNGAKALRETAAEFLSICCEGAIASAGVTLEQIDFFLFNTPTAWMTRFCTRLLNINPERTIDLYPLYANIGPVLTVANLYHAAHLGKIHENDLVLIYGSGAAGVASASVMRWGNVALALHPLESSKLAKTVF; from the coding sequence ATGGTGCATTCCCCAGTCGGTATTCGCTCAATTGCACTAAGTTTTCCAACTATTAGACGTACCAATAATTATTACGTAGAAAAGTACCCTGAGCTAATAGCTCAGGCTGAACAAAAAGGATTGGCAAGGATGTTTTCGCTGACTGGAACCCCTCCAGCTAACGAGTTTGATATGGAAATGTTGCCTTATCTCTCAGATCCCTTTCGCGGTACTATTGAGCGCTGGGTGCTGAGTCATGAGGAGTCCTCCTTAACCTTGGAGTATTGCGCGGCAACAGATGCCCTGAATGCAGCCAAACTTTCTATTAATGATATTGATTTGATGATTGTGGCCTCAGTTTGGCCTGAACAAATTGGATTTGGCAATGCCGCCTTTCTCGCCCGTAAACTCGGTCTTGTAGGTGCTGCATGGAATCTTGATGGAACCTGTGGGAGTACGCCAGTTGTACTTCAAACAGCCTCTGCTTTGGTGCGAGCGGGAGAGTATCGCAATGTACTGGTAGTTATTTCATGTTCGTATTCTCGCGTTTTTGACGAGCAAGATACTGTGTCTTGGTTTCTTGGTGATGGTGCTGGAGCTTTTGTAGTCAGTTCAATGGAAGGAAATCAGGGTATTCTTGGTACTAAGACAGTTCATACAGGTGCGCTGTGTGAGGTCGTATCTGCTGAACTGACAAAGGATGAACAAGGAAATTCACGAGTCCGTATGCAGACTGGTAACGGTGCGAAGGCTCTACGAGAAACGGCTGCGGAGTTTCTTTCTATATGTTGTGAGGGTGCGATCGCATCTGCTGGTGTAACGTTAGAGCAAATCGACTTTTTTCTTTTCAATACCCCTACTGCTTGGATGACACGCTTCTGCACGCGGCTACTAAATATTAACCCAGAGCGCACGATCGATCTCTACCCTCTATATGCAAATATAGGGCCAGTACTGACTGTGGCAAATCTCTATCATGCTGCACATTTGGGTAAGATTCACGAAAATGACTTAGTTCTCATTTATGGTTCTGGTGCAGCAGGTGTTGCCTCTGCAAGTGTAATGCGCTGGGGTAATGTGGCGTTAGCCCTTCATCCTCTTGAAAGTTCTAAATTAGCAAAAACAGTTTTCTAG
- a CDS encoding NB-ARC domain-containing protein, producing the protein MTLQNWRRKRGVALTTKGLQKIKAAKHQSEAKENFGNRYTLEEMSARSGLYSATISKVLNREGGVDKQTIEKLFSAFNLKIDKNDYLSSINRLDWGEAIFNSAFYGRTEELTTLEEWILNEHCRLVSLLGIGGIGKTTLSIKLAQQIQDNFEYVIWRSLREAPPITIILSNLIQFLSDEQETESNLPENFSDKVSRLLYYLQNHRCLVILDNAESILRSGSRAGLYREGYEEYGELFRRIGEATHQSCLILTSREKPKEVALLEGQAIPVRSLPLSGLKIAEGQEILKLKGLSAVEDEWKVMIERYGGNPLALKIVATTIKDIFGGNVTEFLQQDTAVFGDIRDVLEQQFERLSDLEKDIMYWLAINRESVTLSELREDIISPVAQSKLLEAVESLGRRSLIEKATPTLIGKTGLLFTLQPVVMEYVTSSLIEQVCEEILTQNIYLFRSKALTKATAKEYVRDTQIRFIIKPVIDGLLTAFRSKKNLENHLAQILTTLREISPLEQSYTAGNVFNLLYHLETDLSSYDFSYLTIWQADLQHIKLHNVNFAYAHLAKCVFIETFGGIFSVAFSPNGKLLATGDTNGEIRLYEVANSQQLMTCKGHTGWVWSVTFSPDGQVLASGSNDQTIKLWDISNGQCLKTLEGHSGGVRSVTFNPDSQLLASGSDDQTVKLWNISTGKCLKTLQENGCSIWSVAFNPKGDVLASGNDDYKVRLWDINSNSCIHTLEGHTQRVYSVCFSPDGNTIASASHDQTVKLWDTSTGKYIKTLQGHTDLVHSVTFSVDGSALVSCGDDQTVRVWDFVSGQCLKTLQGHKSRVWSLAICINQNICASSSDDQTVKLWNMSTGRCIKTFQGYNNGIWSVAVSPTDNNILASGSNDQTVTLWDITAGKCIKTLREHGRRVTSVGFSPDAHLLASGSEDQTVRLWDLSTSKCLKILKGHSNRVTSVTFSADSYFLASGSDDQTIRIWDITTGQCLNALREHSGRTWSVTFSPDSHVLASGSHDQTVKLWDVRTGRCLHTLQGHTEWVWGVAFSPNGGMLASGSGDQTIKLWDVSTGQCIRTLQDHTNTVYSVAFSSDGRILASGSGDQTVKLWDVNTGSCLRTLLGHTRWVWSVTFRSDDQTVVSCSEDETIKIWDVQTGECLKTLKSKNPYEGMNITSISGLTESQKDTLKALGAVEY; encoded by the coding sequence ATGACTTTACAGAATTGGAGACGAAAGCGTGGCGTTGCACTTACTACCAAGGGTTTACAAAAAATTAAGGCAGCAAAGCATCAGTCAGAAGCAAAAGAAAATTTTGGAAACAGGTATACTCTTGAAGAAATGAGTGCCCGCTCTGGGTTATATTCCGCTACCATCTCGAAAGTCTTGAATCGGGAAGGAGGGGTTGATAAACAGACTATTGAAAAGCTTTTTTCAGCTTTCAATTTAAAAATAGATAAAAATGACTATTTAAGCTCAATTAATCGTCTAGATTGGGGAGAAGCTATCTTTAACTCAGCTTTTTATGGACGTACAGAAGAACTTACTACCCTAGAAGAATGGATTCTCAATGAACACTGTCGATTGGTCTCACTATTAGGAATAGGAGGTATTGGGAAAACCACGCTGTCTATAAAGCTTGCTCAACAGATTCAGGACAACTTCGAGTATGTGATCTGGCGATCGCTACGAGAAGCCCCACCGATTACAATTATTCTCAGTAACCTGATTCAATTTCTATCTGACGAACAAGAAACAGAAAGCAATTTACCAGAAAACTTCAGCGATAAGGTATCAAGACTCCTCTATTATTTGCAAAATCATCGCTGTTTGGTGATTCTTGATAATGCAGAATCAATTCTCCGCAGTGGCAGCCGCGCCGGACTTTACCGAGAAGGATATGAGGAATATGGTGAGCTTTTTAGACGAATAGGAGAAGCAACTCACCAAAGCTGTTTAATACTGACTAGTCGTGAAAAACCGAAAGAAGTAGCATTACTCGAAGGACAAGCAATACCTGTTCGCTCATTACCATTAAGTGGTTTGAAGATAGCAGAAGGGCAAGAAATCTTAAAACTCAAAGGGCTATCTGCGGTAGAGGATGAATGGAAAGTAATGATTGAGCGCTATGGAGGCAATCCCTTAGCCCTAAAGATAGTTGCTACAACTATTAAAGATATTTTTGGTGGTAATGTCACTGAATTTTTGCAACAAGACACGGCTGTTTTTGGCGACATTCGTGATGTTTTAGAGCAGCAGTTTGAGCGCTTGTCAGATTTAGAAAAGGATATTATGTACTGGCTAGCGATTAATCGTGAGTCGGTTACACTCTCAGAATTGCGAGAGGATATTATATCACCAGTTGCACAATCAAAATTACTAGAGGCTGTAGAATCTTTAGGAAGGCGATCGCTAATCGAGAAAGCTACGCCTACGCTAATTGGAAAAACTGGATTACTTTTTACCCTCCAGCCTGTGGTCATGGAGTATGTGACTAGTAGCTTGATAGAGCAGGTATGTGAAGAGATTCTCACTCAGAATATTTATTTATTCAGGAGTAAAGCTCTAACAAAAGCGACAGCAAAAGAATATGTTAGGGATACTCAAATTCGCTTTATCATCAAACCAGTTATAGATGGGCTGCTTACTGCCTTTAGAAGTAAAAAAAACTTAGAAAATCACTTAGCTCAAATTTTAACAACGCTACGAGAGATATCTCCTCTAGAACAAAGTTATACAGCAGGAAATGTCTTTAACTTGCTTTATCATTTAGAAACGGATCTCAGTAGTTATGATTTTTCTTATCTAACTATTTGGCAAGCCGACTTGCAGCATATAAAGTTGCATAATGTAAATTTTGCTTATGCTCATCTAGCTAAATGTGTTTTTATTGAAACCTTTGGTGGTATTTTTTCGGTAGCTTTTAGTCCGAATGGTAAACTTTTAGCTACTGGTGATACCAATGGAGAAATTCGCTTGTACGAAGTTGCTAATAGTCAGCAACTTATGACTTGTAAAGGTCATACTGGTTGGGTTTGGTCAGTCACATTTAGTCCCGACGGTCAGGTTCTTGCCAGTGGTAGTAATGATCAAACAATAAAACTGTGGGATATCAGTAATGGTCAGTGTCTAAAAACTTTGGAGGGCCATAGTGGTGGGGTTCGTTCGGTCACTTTTAACCCTGACAGTCAGCTTCTTGCTAGTGGCAGTGATGACCAAACGGTGAAGCTGTGGAATATCAGTACAGGCAAATGTTTGAAAACGTTACAGGAAAATGGTTGTAGTATATGGTCTGTTGCCTTTAATCCAAAAGGTGATGTGTTGGCAAGTGGAAATGATGACTATAAAGTAAGGCTGTGGGATATTAACAGCAATTCATGTATTCACACTTTAGAAGGTCACACTCAACGGGTATACTCAGTCTGTTTCAGCCCAGACGGTAATACAATAGCAAGCGCCAGCCATGATCAAACAGTTAAACTTTGGGACACAAGTACTGGTAAATATATTAAAACTTTGCAGGGGCATACAGACTTGGTACATTCAGTTACTTTCAGCGTAGATGGTAGCGCTCTTGTTAGTTGCGGTGATGACCAAACAGTTAGGGTATGGGATTTCGTAAGTGGTCAATGCCTTAAAACTCTACAAGGACACAAAAGTAGGGTATGGTCGTTAGCAATATGTATAAATCAAAATATTTGTGCTAGTAGCAGTGACGATCAAACGGTAAAATTATGGAATATGAGCACTGGTCGATGCATTAAGACTTTCCAGGGTTACAACAATGGGATATGGTCAGTTGCTGTCAGCCCAACTGATAATAATATTCTTGCCAGTGGTAGTAATGACCAAACAGTGACACTGTGGGATATTACGGCTGGTAAGTGTATCAAAACTTTACGAGAACATGGTAGGAGAGTTACATCAGTTGGCTTTAGCCCTGATGCTCACTTGCTTGCTAGTGGTAGCGAAGACCAAACTGTAAGGTTATGGGATCTAAGTACTAGTAAATGCCTTAAAATATTGAAAGGACATAGTAATCGAGTTACATCAGTTACTTTTAGTGCCGACAGCTATTTTTTGGCTAGTGGTAGCGATGACCAAACAATAAGAATATGGGATATTACCACTGGTCAATGCCTCAATGCTTTACGAGAACATAGTGGTAGAACATGGTCAGTCACCTTCAGTCCTGACAGTCATGTATTAGCTAGTGGTAGTCACGATCAAACAGTGAAACTTTGGGATGTTCGTACTGGTAGGTGCCTTCATACTTTACAAGGCCATACCGAGTGGGTTTGGGGAGTTGCCTTTAGCCCAAATGGTGGTATGCTAGCTAGCGGTAGCGGAGACCAAACGATTAAACTCTGGGATGTCAGCACTGGTCAGTGTATTAGAACTTTGCAAGACCATACAAATACTGTATATTCGGTCGCTTTTAGTTCGGATGGTCGTATACTGGCGAGTGGTAGTGGAGACCAAACAGTTAAGCTTTGGGATGTTAACACAGGTAGCTGTTTAAGAACTTTATTAGGACATACTAGATGGGTTTGGTCAGTCACTTTTCGTTCTGACGATCAGACTGTGGTCAGTTGTAGTGAAGATGAGACAATTAAGATTTGGGATGTACAAACAGGTGAATGTTTGAAAACTTTGAAAAGTAAAAATCCTTATGAGGGAATGAATATCACTAGCATAAGTGGCTTAACTGAGTCTCAGAAGGATACTTTAAAAGCTCTAGGAGCAGTTGAGTATTAA
- a CDS encoding SGNH/GDSL hydrolase family protein codes for MQRQIITTAFLLVSLIFPIKVLAKDYDNIYVFGDSLSDIGNVFNATNGIIPPSPTYYDGHFSNGPNWVDYLASDLGLTSNLKNNFAFGGATTGIENIGLATLPGLQQQINNFVAAETADPNALYIIWAGTNDYLSYFFDGEPNPSNTVANLSTALTSLVADGAKDIMVVNLPDLGKSPFANFTSERSNLFSTFSSEHNSSLNTELKTLSQQLSPDINIIELNVNSLFDRIVAAPEEFDFTNVTNSCISKDLSVVPIDVPTQQVFCNPEEFLFWDEVHPTTTAHKLIGELAFSALQPVPEASAGLGILAYSILGAVSLLKRKITN; via the coding sequence GTGCAAAGACAAATTATAACAACAGCATTTTTGCTGGTATCTTTGATATTTCCAATCAAAGTATTAGCAAAAGATTATGACAATATTTATGTCTTTGGAGACAGTTTATCTGATATTGGTAATGTATTTAATGCCACTAATGGAATTATTCCCCCAAGTCCAACATACTATGATGGGCATTTTTCTAATGGCCCAAATTGGGTTGATTATCTTGCCTCCGATCTAGGATTAACATCAAACCTGAAAAATAACTTTGCTTTTGGTGGTGCGACTACAGGAATTGAGAATATTGGTTTAGCTACTTTACCAGGATTACAGCAACAGATAAATAACTTTGTAGCAGCAGAAACTGCCGATCCTAATGCTCTATATATTATTTGGGCTGGAACTAATGACTACCTAAGTTACTTTTTCGATGGGGAGCCAAATCCTAGCAATACAGTGGCAAATTTATCAACAGCGTTGACATCACTTGTTGCTGATGGCGCTAAAGATATCATGGTCGTCAACTTACCAGATTTGGGAAAATCACCTTTTGCAAATTTCACCAGTGAACGTTCCAACTTATTTAGCACATTTAGCAGCGAACATAACTCTAGCTTGAATACAGAACTCAAAACTTTGAGTCAACAATTAAGTCCTGATATCAACATTATAGAACTGAATGTTAATTCTCTATTTGATAGGATCGTTGCTGCTCCAGAGGAATTCGATTTTACAAACGTTACTAACTCTTGCATTAGCAAAGACTTATCAGTAGTGCCTATAGATGTTCCCACACAACAAGTTTTTTGTAACCCTGAAGAATTTTTGTTTTGGGATGAAGTGCATCCTACAACTACTGCTCATAAGCTAATTGGAGAATTAGCCTTCTCAGCGCTTCAGCCAGTACCAGAAGCATCTGCTGGATTAGGAATCCTAGCATACAGCATTTTAGGTGCAGTTTCGCTATTGAAACGCAAAATAACTAATTGA
- the pruA gene encoding L-glutamate gamma-semialdehyde dehydrogenase, whose product MVLQVQTSSYEAKTQEIAKQLLAATQENRSFFSSLRDQMRWDDKLLAWAMSNPGLRVQLFRFIDTLPALHSKSEIASHLQEYLGDESVELPAALKGMLNFANPDSMPGQVAATTVGTAVETLAHKYISGENIKQVIKTVERLRKEKMAFTIDLLGEAVITEAEAQSYLERYLELMQQLVEASKNWAAIPAIDEADGEPIPKVQVSVKLTAFYSQFDPLDAKGSEERVSDRIRILLRRAKELGAAVHFDMEQYAYKDITLSILKKLLLEEEFRQRTDIGMTIQAYLRDSEQDAKNVISWLKERGYPLTIRLVKGAYWDQETIKASQKHWKQPVYNDKAATDANFETITQLLLENHQYVYSAIGSHNVRSHSRAIAIAESLNVPRRRFELQVLYGMGDKVAKALVDRGYRVRVYCPYGELLPGMAYLIRRLLENTANSSFLRQNLENRPIEELLAPPIVKEGKSLTPNSHFLGAADTDYAVEEIRTKAAQAFQSVRQQLGKTYLPLINGEYVNTPEFVDSLNPSNFSEVVGKVGLISVEQAEQAMQAAKAAFPGWRKTPAKQRADILRKAGDLMELRRAELSAWIVLEVGKPVKEADGEVSEAIDFCRYYADEIERLDKGVNYDLAGETNRYIYHPRGIVVVISPWNFPLAIACGMTVAALVSGNCTLLKPAETSSVIAAKLTEILIDAGFPKGVFQYVPGKGSQVGAYLVNHPDTHVIAFTGSQEVGCRIYAEAAILKPGQKHMKRVIAEMGGKNAIIVDESADLDQAVVGVVQSAFGYSGQKCSAASRVIVLEPIYEAFVQRLVEATKSLNIGEAELPSTQVGPVIDANARDRIQKYIEIGRQSAEVALELPAPKQGYFIGPVIFSEVSPNAVISQEEIFGPVLAVIRVKDFQEALAVANGTNYALTGGLYSRTPSHIQQAQTEFEVGNLYINRNITGAIVGRQPFGGFKLSGVGSKAGGPDYLLQFLEPRAVTENIQRQGFAPIEGAD is encoded by the coding sequence GTGGTATTACAAGTACAAACAAGCAGCTACGAAGCTAAAACCCAAGAAATTGCTAAACAACTTCTAGCCGCAACGCAGGAAAATCGTTCGTTTTTTTCTTCACTGCGGGATCAAATGCGTTGGGATGATAAATTATTAGCTTGGGCGATGAGTAATCCTGGATTACGGGTGCAACTATTTCGCTTTATAGACACGCTACCTGCTTTGCACAGTAAATCAGAAATTGCCTCACATTTACAAGAATATTTAGGAGATGAATCTGTAGAATTACCGGCAGCTTTGAAGGGAATGCTAAACTTTGCTAACCCTGATTCGATGCCAGGTCAAGTTGCTGCGACAACTGTTGGTACAGCTGTTGAGACTCTTGCTCATAAATATATTTCTGGGGAAAATATTAAACAAGTCATCAAAACAGTTGAACGACTGCGAAAAGAAAAAATGGCTTTCACCATTGATTTACTTGGTGAGGCGGTGATTACCGAAGCCGAAGCGCAGTCTTATCTAGAACGCTATCTAGAATTAATGCAACAATTGGTAGAAGCATCAAAGAATTGGGCAGCTATCCCGGCTATTGATGAGGCTGATGGTGAACCGATACCCAAAGTTCAGGTTTCTGTGAAATTAACGGCGTTTTATTCCCAATTTGACCCTTTAGATGCTAAGGGTAGTGAGGAGCGAGTTAGCGATCGCATTCGGATTCTCTTACGCCGTGCTAAAGAGTTGGGCGCAGCTGTGCATTTTGATATGGAACAGTATGCTTATAAGGACATAACTCTCAGCATTCTGAAAAAACTGTTACTAGAAGAAGAATTTCGGCAACGCACAGATATTGGCATGACAATTCAAGCATATCTGCGTGATAGCGAGCAAGATGCCAAAAACGTAATTTCTTGGTTAAAAGAACGCGGTTATCCGCTGACAATCCGCTTGGTGAAAGGCGCATATTGGGATCAAGAAACTATCAAAGCATCCCAGAAGCATTGGAAACAGCCAGTTTACAACGACAAAGCGGCAACTGATGCTAACTTTGAAACCATTACTCAGTTATTGCTAGAAAATCATCAATATGTGTATTCTGCCATTGGTAGTCATAATGTGCGATCGCACTCTCGCGCCATTGCCATAGCTGAAAGTTTAAATGTCCCCCGCCGTCGCTTTGAATTACAAGTCCTCTACGGTATGGGGGATAAAGTTGCTAAGGCATTGGTTGACAGGGGTTATCGGGTGAGAGTTTACTGTCCCTACGGTGAATTATTGCCGGGAATGGCGTATTTAATTCGCCGATTGTTGGAAAATACCGCTAATAGTTCATTTTTACGCCAAAATCTCGAAAATAGACCAATTGAAGAGCTATTAGCGCCGCCAATTGTCAAAGAAGGAAAATCTTTAACTCCTAACTCTCATTTCCTCGGTGCGGCTGATACCGATTATGCGGTGGAAGAGATAAGAACAAAAGCGGCGCAAGCTTTCCAAAGCGTTCGTCAACAATTGGGTAAAACTTATTTGCCGTTGATTAATGGGGAATATGTTAATACGCCGGAATTTGTTGATTCTCTCAACCCTTCTAATTTCAGTGAAGTAGTTGGTAAAGTAGGCTTAATCAGCGTTGAACAGGCTGAACAGGCGATGCAAGCAGCCAAAGCAGCGTTTCCTGGGTGGAGAAAAACACCTGCGAAACAACGCGCTGATATTTTGCGGAAAGCGGGTGATTTGATGGAACTCCGCCGCGCCGAACTTTCAGCTTGGATAGTTTTGGAAGTTGGAAAACCAGTTAAGGAAGCTGATGGAGAGGTTTCGGAAGCGATAGACTTTTGTCGGTACTACGCTGATGAGATAGAAAGGCTGGATAAAGGTGTTAATTATGACCTTGCCGGGGAAACTAACCGTTATATCTACCATCCACGGGGAATTGTTGTAGTAATTTCTCCCTGGAATTTTCCGCTTGCGATCGCATGTGGAATGACTGTCGCAGCCTTGGTTTCAGGGAATTGTACTCTTCTTAAACCTGCGGAAACATCTTCTGTAATTGCAGCCAAACTCACAGAAATCTTGATAGATGCTGGTTTTCCCAAAGGTGTGTTTCAATACGTGCCAGGCAAGGGTTCGCAAGTCGGCGCTTACTTGGTAAATCATCCAGATACGCATGTAATTGCTTTTACGGGTTCTCAAGAAGTTGGCTGTAGAATTTACGCAGAAGCTGCAATATTAAAACCCGGACAAAAGCACATGAAACGGGTGATTGCTGAAATGGGCGGCAAAAATGCCATCATTGTTGATGAAAGTGCTGATTTAGACCAAGCAGTTGTAGGGGTAGTGCAATCGGCATTTGGTTACAGTGGACAAAAATGTTCTGCGGCTTCCAGGGTGATTGTGCTGGAACCGATTTATGAAGCCTTTGTGCAACGATTGGTAGAAGCGACAAAATCCTTGAACATTGGGGAAGCAGAGTTACCTAGTACCCAAGTTGGGCCTGTGATTGATGCCAATGCCCGCGATCGCATCCAGAAGTATATTGAGATAGGTCGGCAATCAGCTGAGGTAGCCTTGGAATTACCAGCACCCAAACAAGGATATTTTATTGGCCCTGTGATTTTTAGTGAAGTATCGCCAAATGCGGTAATTTCCCAGGAAGAAATTTTTGGCCCTGTGCTGGCGGTAATTCGGGTGAAAGATTTCCAGGAAGCGTTAGCAGTCGCCAACGGGACAAATTACGCCTTAACTGGTGGACTTTATTCTCGAACACCTTCGCACATTCAGCAGGCGCAGACAGAATTTGAAGTTGGGAATTTGTACATTAACCGCAATATTACCGGAGCGATCGTTGGGCGGCAACCCTTTGGTGGATTCAAACTTTCTGGAGTCGGTTCTAAAGCAGGCGGTCCTGATTACCTACTGCAATTCCTAGAACCACGCGCGGTAACAGAAAATATTCAGCGCCAAGGTTTTGCACCAATTGAAGGTGCAGATTAA
- a CDS encoding HEAT repeat domain-containing protein, whose translation MNNSDLAQILIRAVQEADSSERLVDAVQELAAAGIEESVPTLIAALGYNNPGAAVAAVDGLIAIGEAAVSPLLELIDDYNYGARAWALRALAGIGDVRALDTLFEAAKTDFSLSVRRAAARGLGTLRWHQVPAEKLESIQTEVLEALLLISQDPEWVVRYAAVTSLETLAIAIAVTLPDQASRITNQLQQLLDTDADLGVRTRVKFAQQKIQQQQHQEVFAPKRKLQETEVEVPHRGGGRR comes from the coding sequence ATGAATAACAGCGATCTTGCCCAAATATTGATCCGTGCTGTACAAGAAGCAGATTCGTCAGAGCGCTTAGTAGACGCAGTTCAAGAGTTAGCAGCAGCAGGTATAGAGGAATCTGTTCCTACTCTAATTGCAGCTTTGGGCTACAACAATCCAGGAGCGGCCGTGGCGGCGGTAGATGGATTGATTGCGATCGGAGAAGCCGCAGTATCGCCACTATTGGAACTAATTGATGACTATAACTATGGTGCTAGAGCTTGGGCACTTCGTGCCTTAGCGGGAATTGGCGATGTCCGGGCGCTGGATACCTTATTTGAGGCAGCAAAAACCGATTTTTCTTTAAGTGTGCGGCGGGCGGCTGCTAGAGGATTAGGCACTTTGCGCTGGCATCAAGTACCTGCTGAGAAACTAGAATCTATTCAGACTGAGGTATTAGAAGCACTATTACTAATTTCTCAAGATCCAGAATGGGTAGTCCGTTATGCAGCAGTGACGAGTTTAGAAACATTAGCCATTGCAATAGCAGTTACTTTACCCGATCAAGCGTCGCGGATTACAAATCAACTACAGCAACTACTCGATACAGATGCCGACCTCGGAGTTCGTACCCGTGTCAAGTTTGCACAGCAGAAAATTCAGCAGCAACAACATCAAGAAGTATTTGCCCCGAAAAGAAAGTTACAAGAGACTGAAGTTGAAGTGCCTCATCGTGGTGGTGGTAGACGTTAA
- a CDS encoding CopG family transcriptional regulator, whose translation MNKKWAVKRITINLASNEAKNLEKYCQQTGRPATDVIRELIRALPQTK comes from the coding sequence ATGAACAAAAAATGGGCGGTCAAGCGAATCACTATAAACCTGGCATCAAATGAAGCCAAGAATCTTGAAAAGTATTGTCAACAGACAGGCAGACCAGCAACGGATGTGATTAGAGAACTCATTCGAGCCTTGCCACAGACGAAATAA